In Gordonia phthalatica, one genomic interval encodes:
- the ffh gene encoding signal recognition particle protein, which translates to MFESLSDRLTGALKDLRGKGRLTDADIDATAREIRLALLEADVSLPVVRAFIGRIKERAKGAEVSGALNPAQQIVKIVNEELIGILGGETRRIQLAKNPPTVIMLAGLQGAGKTTLAGKLAAWLTKQGHTPMLVACDLQRPGAVQQLQIVGERAGVPVFAPHAGTGVGGEGALGVDGSKTAVEVAQAGVDEARAKQHDVVIIDTAGRLGIDAELMAQATAIRDATQPDEVLFVLDAMIGQDAVTTAQAFADGVDFTGVVLTKLDGDARGGAALSVREITGRPIMFASTGEKLDEFDVFHPDRMASRILGMGDVLSLIEQAEAHFDQAEAEKTAAKISQGELTLDDFLQQMLMIRKMGPIGNLLGMLPGAGDMKEALSQVDDKQLDKIQAIIRGMTPGERDDPKIINASRRRRIAAGSGVTVTDVNQLVDRFFAARKMMSQMSGRMGMGGGPKRNNRKGKKGAKGRKGKGRGPTPPKAMRGGGFPGMPGMGMPPGFDLSNMPPGLDELPPGLEGIDLNNLKFPKK; encoded by the coding sequence ATGTTCGAATCCCTCTCCGACCGGTTGACCGGTGCTCTGAAGGATCTGCGCGGCAAGGGGCGGCTCACCGATGCCGACATCGACGCCACCGCGCGCGAGATCCGGCTGGCACTGCTCGAGGCCGACGTCTCGCTGCCCGTGGTCCGCGCGTTCATCGGACGCATCAAGGAACGTGCCAAGGGCGCGGAGGTCTCGGGTGCGCTGAACCCGGCGCAGCAGATCGTCAAGATCGTCAACGAGGAGCTCATCGGCATCCTCGGCGGCGAGACGCGACGCATCCAGCTCGCGAAGAACCCGCCGACCGTCATCATGCTCGCCGGTCTCCAGGGCGCCGGTAAGACGACCCTCGCGGGCAAGCTGGCCGCCTGGCTCACCAAGCAGGGGCACACCCCGATGCTGGTGGCCTGTGACCTCCAGCGTCCGGGCGCCGTGCAGCAGCTGCAGATCGTGGGTGAGCGGGCCGGTGTTCCGGTGTTCGCACCCCACGCCGGCACGGGTGTCGGCGGCGAGGGCGCCCTCGGCGTCGACGGCTCCAAGACCGCCGTCGAGGTGGCGCAGGCCGGTGTCGACGAGGCGCGGGCCAAGCAGCACGACGTGGTCATCATCGACACCGCCGGTCGCCTCGGCATCGACGCGGAGCTGATGGCGCAGGCCACCGCGATCCGCGACGCCACGCAGCCCGACGAGGTCCTGTTCGTCCTCGACGCGATGATCGGTCAGGACGCGGTCACCACCGCGCAGGCCTTCGCCGACGGCGTCGACTTCACCGGTGTGGTCCTCACCAAGCTCGACGGCGACGCCCGCGGCGGTGCCGCGCTCTCGGTCCGCGAGATCACCGGACGCCCGATCATGTTCGCGTCGACCGGTGAGAAGCTCGACGAGTTCGACGTCTTCCACCCCGACCGCATGGCCAGCCGCATCCTCGGCATGGGCGACGTCCTCTCGCTGATCGAGCAGGCCGAGGCGCACTTCGACCAGGCCGAGGCGGAGAAGACCGCCGCCAAGATCAGCCAGGGCGAGCTGACCCTCGACGACTTCCTCCAGCAGATGCTGATGATCCGCAAGATGGGTCCCATCGGCAATCTCCTCGGCATGCTGCCCGGTGCGGGGGACATGAAGGAGGCGCTGTCGCAGGTCGACGACAAGCAGCTCGACAAGATCCAGGCCATCATCCGCGGCATGACCCCCGGTGAACGTGACGATCCGAAGATCATCAACGCCTCCCGTCGTCGTCGCATCGCCGCCGGCTCCGGTGTCACCGTCACCGATGTCAACCAGCTCGTCGACCGCTTCTTCGCCGCCCGCAAGATGATGTCGCAGATGTCCGGCCGCATGGGCATGGGCGGTGGTCCGAAGCGCAACAACCGCAAGGGCAAGAAGGGTGCCAAGGGACGCAAGGGCAAGGGCCGGGGTCCCACTCCGCCGAAGGCGATGCGCGGCGGCGGCTTCCCGGGCATGCCCGGCATGGGCATGCCGCCCGGCTTCGACTTGAGCAACATGCCTCCCGGCCTCGACGAACTCCCGCCCGGCCTGGAGGGCATCGACCTCAACAACCTGAAGTTCCCGAAGAAGTAG
- a CDS encoding DUF2746 domain-containing protein: MIWLLIAAGSFIGAVAAVRGARHGGATREATDEVRDRVSNAHDSNLRDDVDRVDARVEQVDTKVDRLTGSFEAFTRSVEAFMRESREAAARQDRIAVTHHPEGT; the protein is encoded by the coding sequence GTGATCTGGTTGCTGATCGCCGCGGGCTCGTTCATCGGAGCCGTCGCCGCGGTGCGCGGCGCCCGGCATGGCGGAGCGACGCGAGAGGCGACGGACGAAGTGCGTGACCGAGTATCGAACGCCCACGACTCGAACCTTCGTGACGACGTCGACCGGGTCGATGCGAGGGTCGAGCAGGTCGACACGAAGGTTGATCGGCTCACCGGCAGCTTCGAAGCGTTCACCCGGTCCGTGGAGGCCTTCATGCGGGAGTCGCGAGAGGCTGCCGCGCGGCAGGATCGGATCGCGGTGACGCATCATCCCGAAGGCACGTGA
- a CDS encoding amidohydrolase family protein — MAEPLEFNGTDPFTGEPIRFWMHDGIVSTEPIDGANVAVGRGWIVPGLVDAHNHVGIAPGLGVTIEQARGLARKDLQAGTMLIREVGSPVDTHPLDADAHGPRFVRSGKHIARPKRYLRDYGVELDDPDQLAAEVATQAKAGDGWVKLVGDWIDREVGDLAPLWTREQLDAAVAAAHENGARITAHVFGADALPDIIGAGFDSVEHGTGLDEDLIDEMVRRDIALVPTLIQLETFPDIAAGADRFPKYKANMLALHAGRKDVFAQAREAGVRIYAGTDAGGTIEHGRIVDEIEALVGIGLSPIEALAAASTAPRSWLGVPGIEHGARADFLVLDSDPAEDLSTLRRPLHVVCGGERVVSAV, encoded by the coding sequence GTGGCCGAGCCTCTCGAGTTCAACGGCACCGACCCGTTCACGGGCGAACCCATCCGGTTCTGGATGCACGACGGCATCGTCTCCACCGAGCCGATCGACGGCGCGAACGTCGCCGTCGGTCGCGGCTGGATCGTCCCCGGCCTGGTGGACGCGCACAACCACGTCGGCATCGCGCCCGGTCTGGGCGTCACGATCGAGCAGGCGAGGGGACTGGCCCGCAAGGACCTGCAAGCGGGCACGATGCTGATCCGCGAGGTCGGCTCGCCGGTCGACACGCATCCGCTCGACGCCGACGCGCATGGGCCGCGGTTCGTGCGCTCCGGCAAGCACATCGCCCGGCCGAAGCGGTACCTGCGCGACTACGGTGTCGAACTCGACGACCCCGACCAGCTCGCGGCCGAGGTCGCGACGCAGGCGAAGGCGGGTGACGGCTGGGTGAAGCTGGTCGGCGACTGGATCGACCGCGAGGTCGGCGACCTGGCTCCGCTGTGGACGCGGGAGCAGCTCGACGCCGCCGTCGCCGCCGCCCACGAGAACGGTGCCCGGATCACCGCTCACGTGTTCGGCGCGGACGCCCTCCCGGACATCATCGGCGCGGGCTTCGACTCCGTCGAGCACGGCACCGGCCTCGACGAGGACCTCATCGACGAGATGGTCCGCCGCGACATCGCGTTGGTGCCCACCCTCATCCAGTTGGAGACGTTCCCGGACATCGCCGCCGGTGCCGACCGGTTCCCGAAGTACAAGGCCAACATGCTCGCCCTTCATGCGGGGCGCAAAGACGTGTTCGCGCAGGCCCGCGAGGCCGGCGTTCGCATCTACGCGGGCACCGACGCGGGCGGCACCATCGAGCACGGTCGGATCGTCGACGAGATCGAAGCGCTGGTCGGGATCGGCCTGTCGCCGATCGAGGCGCTCGCGGCCGCGTCGACAGCTCCGCGCAGCTGGCTCGGCGTCCCCGGCATCGAGCACGGTGCCCGCGCCGACTTCCTGGTCCTCGACTCCGATCCGGCGGAGGACCTCTCGACCCTGCGTCGACCCCTTCATGTGGTGTGCGGCGGCGAGCGGGTCGTATCCGCTGTGTGA